In Bacillus solimangrovi, a single genomic region encodes these proteins:
- a CDS encoding thiolase family protein, whose product MREAVIVEAVRTPTGRRKGLLKDMRPDDLAAIVLAEVVNRAGISADLVEDVIMGCVSQVGEQAGDIARVAALIAGYPIEVPGVTLDRQCGSSQQAIHFAAQAILSGDMDIVVAAGVESMSRIPIGSNYQGAPLSDNLKEKYEMIHQGISAERIAEKWGFTRGELDQFAVESHEKALKAISEGRFEREIMQLEVTLEDQAMVTMKNDEGPRKGTSLEALAGLNPAFQENGVIHAGNASQISDGAGALLIMSRDKAEELGLKPRFKIHTRVVVGSDPTLMLTGPIPATKKVLEKANLSIDEIDVFEVNEAFASVPLAWLKETGADPKKLNPNGGAIALGHPLGASGARLMITMMNELERTGGRYGLQTMCEGHGMANATIIERL is encoded by the coding sequence ATGAGAGAAGCAGTGATTGTTGAAGCTGTACGTACACCAACAGGTAGACGAAAAGGATTATTAAAGGATATGCGACCAGATGATTTAGCGGCAATTGTATTAGCTGAAGTCGTCAACCGTGCGGGGATTTCTGCAGATTTAGTAGAAGATGTAATAATGGGGTGCGTCAGTCAAGTCGGAGAGCAAGCAGGTGATATCGCGCGAGTAGCAGCGTTAATTGCAGGATATCCAATCGAAGTTCCAGGTGTAACGCTTGACCGTCAATGCGGTTCTAGTCAACAGGCAATACATTTTGCCGCACAAGCAATTTTAAGTGGTGATATGGATATCGTAGTTGCAGCGGGTGTTGAGAGTATGTCACGTATACCAATTGGATCAAATTATCAAGGAGCCCCATTAAGTGATAATTTGAAAGAAAAGTATGAAATGATTCATCAAGGAATTTCAGCAGAAAGAATAGCTGAAAAGTGGGGTTTTACAAGAGGTGAGCTTGATCAATTTGCTGTTGAAAGTCATGAAAAGGCTTTAAAAGCAATTTCTGAAGGACGATTCGAGCGTGAAATTATGCAACTTGAAGTAACGTTAGAAGATCAGGCAATGGTAACGATGAAGAATGATGAGGGACCTCGAAAAGGGACATCACTTGAAGCATTGGCAGGTCTTAATCCTGCATTTCAAGAAAATGGTGTGATTCATGCTGGTAATGCAAGTCAAATTAGCGATGGAGCAGGTGCATTGTTAATCATGTCCCGTGATAAAGCAGAAGAGCTTGGTTTAAAACCACGCTTTAAAATTCATACACGAGTAGTAGTTGGTTCAGATCCAACGCTCATGTTAACAGGTCCAATTCCTGCAACAAAGAAAGTGCTAGAGAAAGCAAATCTTTCAATTGATGAAATTGATGTTTTTGAAGTGAACGAGGCCTTTGCATCTGTCCCACTTGCATGGTTGAAGGAGACAGGAGCAGATCCAAAAAAGCTGAATCCAAATGGAGGAGCAATTGCACTCGGACATCCACTAGGAGCAAGCGGTGCACGCTTAATGATTACGATGATGAATGAGCTGGAACGAACAGGTGGTAGGTATGGGTTACAGACGATGTGTGAAGGACATGGAATGGCAAACGCCACAATTATTGAACGCCTTTAG
- a CDS encoding transglycosylase domain-containing protein, with protein sequence MRLVTGIAVNLLLLFIFYFVFLFFYVEWKNSEPITTYLDKQLVLNDINLKQNSVIVDMDGHVFSEIYNGEDRSFIRFNELPEQIKLAFIAAEDKQFYTHKGFDVSAILRAAITNGQMDSIEQGGSTITQQLVRNLYLSQEQTYKRKITELLYAYQIEKNITKNEILELYINAIYFGNNRYGIVSASRAYFNKPVNKLTLAESAFLAAIPNNPTYYNPLNYFEHTKERQQWILRKMLEEEMITEVEYTIALQQQIQLNYGNKIDLYHDYSTYVLHELKELVAQSDGYTLIDGKIEKTEEQIFQSQIETRVKELLESGVRIETNLNPIIQDQLKRSINKYLEDTPLEGAIVTIDNHTQQIVGLIGGKDYKNFEFHRAFQAFRQPGSSIKPLLVYAPYLNETNASINSVIDARKFCLNEYCPKNYGKATYGITSLKSAFSNSYNTTAVRLLYKIGVEKGFSYIEKFNFDKLVSSDHRLPAAVGGFTNGMSPLEMTDAYTTFTHNGAYQPARAIKRVLNADGKVLFEWNDQAVQVWSEETNEKMREMLTSVVKNGTAKATYFPTSYIGGKTGTTNDYKDFWYIGLTNKYTTGVWVGKDTPTNLEKYYHQLPHQKIWKEAMQVITK encoded by the coding sequence ATGCGTTTAGTCACTGGAATTGCAGTAAATCTATTATTGTTATTTATTTTTTACTTTGTATTTTTATTCTTTTACGTAGAATGGAAAAATAGTGAACCAATTACAACTTATCTAGATAAACAACTAGTTCTAAACGATATTAACTTAAAACAAAACAGCGTTATTGTAGACATGGATGGTCACGTTTTTTCAGAGATATACAATGGAGAGGATCGTTCATTCATTCGTTTCAACGAGCTACCAGAACAGATAAAACTAGCTTTTATCGCTGCTGAAGACAAGCAATTTTATACTCACAAAGGGTTTGATGTTTCTGCCATACTTCGCGCAGCCATTACAAATGGACAAATGGACTCAATTGAACAAGGTGGTAGCACAATTACCCAACAACTTGTTCGAAACCTCTACTTATCACAAGAACAAACGTATAAACGAAAAATCACTGAACTTCTTTACGCATATCAAATAGAGAAGAACATTACAAAAAATGAGATATTAGAGTTATATATCAATGCTATCTATTTTGGAAACAACCGTTATGGCATTGTATCTGCTAGTCGCGCTTATTTCAACAAACCTGTTAATAAACTAACATTAGCTGAATCAGCATTTTTAGCAGCAATACCAAACAATCCAACTTATTATAATCCTCTTAACTACTTTGAACATACGAAAGAACGACAACAATGGATTTTAAGAAAAATGTTAGAAGAAGAGATGATTACAGAAGTAGAATATACTATCGCTTTGCAACAACAGATTCAGCTTAATTACGGTAATAAAATTGATTTATACCATGATTATTCTACATATGTGTTACATGAATTAAAGGAGCTAGTCGCACAATCAGACGGATACACTTTAATTGATGGGAAAATAGAAAAAACAGAGGAACAAATATTTCAATCACAAATTGAAACTCGTGTTAAGGAGTTACTAGAAAGTGGCGTTCGAATCGAAACAAACTTAAATCCCATCATCCAAGACCAATTAAAAAGATCTATTAATAAATACCTTGAAGATACACCACTTGAAGGAGCAATTGTCACCATTGACAATCATACACAACAAATTGTTGGTCTTATAGGTGGGAAAGATTACAAAAACTTTGAATTCCATCGTGCATTTCAAGCATTTCGTCAGCCTGGTTCTTCCATTAAACCGTTACTCGTATACGCTCCTTATTTAAATGAAACAAACGCTTCGATTAATAGCGTAATTGATGCAAGGAAATTTTGCTTAAACGAATATTGCCCGAAAAATTACGGTAAAGCAACCTATGGAATAACATCATTAAAAAGCGCCTTTAGTAATTCGTATAATACAACAGCTGTTCGATTACTTTATAAAATTGGTGTGGAGAAAGGATTCTCCTATATTGAAAAATTTAATTTTGATAAACTTGTTTCTTCCGATCACAGACTACCAGCAGCAGTAGGTGGATTTACAAATGGTATGAGTCCACTAGAGATGACAGATGCTTATACAACCTTCACACACAATGGGGCATATCAACCTGCACGAGCGATAAAACGAGTGCTTAATGCTGACGGTAAGGTACTATTTGAATGGAATGATCAAGCTGTACAAGTATGGTCAGAAGAAACTAACGAAAAAATGCGTGAGATGCTTACATCAGTCGTTAAGAATGGAACTGCTAAAGCAACCTATTTCCCTACTAGTTATATAGGTGGGAAAACAGGTACTACAAATGATTATAAAGACTTTTGGTATATTGGATTAACAAACAAATATACGACAGGTGTGTGGGTTGGAAAAGATACGCCTACCAACTTAGAAAAGTACTATCATCAACTGCCACACCAAAAAATTTGGAAAGAAGCCATGCAAGTAATAACCAAATAA
- a CDS encoding long-chain fatty acid--CoA ligase — protein sequence MMNVQLLVSSLLEHAEKFFPKKEVISPMPSGIVRHTYAEIGKRTRQLSSALEKIGIQREDRVGTLAWNHNRHLEVYFAAPGMGAVLHTINIRLSPEHIVYIINHAEDKVLFIDEDILPLVELIKDHLKSVEAFVIMTDKEELPETTLEPVYSYEKLLQTGDEAYQFVKDIDENAPAGMCYTSATTGNPKGVVYSHRGIVLHSYALGLADTVGVSENDRVMPIVPMFHANAWGLPFAATWFGSTQVMPGPRFTPKILAQLIEEEKVTKTGGVPTICLALLKEWEEGNYDTSSLNAILCGGSAAPRGMIQTFEQKYNISFLHAYGMTETSPLATFSRLKSYQMDLSQEDKLDERAKQGILVPGLEFKVIDGQGEVEWDGKSMGELLIKGPWIADEYYKDERTKEAFQDGWLHTGDVVTIDEEGVIKILDRTKDLIKSGGEWISSVDLENALMAHEAVFEASVVAVPHAEWQERPVACVVLKDSYKDNVTKEDLLSFITPMFAKWWLPDDVVFMEEIPKTSVGKFLKRALREKLKDHFAAESL from the coding sequence ATGATGAATGTCCAGTTGTTAGTGAGCTCACTTTTGGAACATGCTGAAAAATTTTTTCCGAAAAAAGAAGTTATATCACCAATGCCATCAGGTATAGTGCGTCACACATATGCAGAGATTGGAAAACGTACACGTCAACTGTCTAGTGCCCTTGAGAAAATTGGAATTCAGCGTGAGGACCGTGTTGGAACATTAGCATGGAACCACAATCGTCACTTGGAGGTATATTTTGCTGCACCTGGTATGGGAGCAGTATTGCATACAATTAATATTCGTCTTTCTCCAGAACATATCGTTTATATCATTAATCATGCTGAAGATAAAGTGCTTTTTATTGATGAAGATATACTTCCGTTAGTCGAGTTAATTAAAGATCATTTAAAGTCTGTTGAAGCTTTCGTTATTATGACAGATAAGGAGGAACTGCCAGAAACAACGTTAGAACCTGTTTATTCGTATGAAAAGCTACTTCAAACAGGAGATGAAGCATATCAATTTGTAAAAGATATTGATGAAAATGCTCCTGCAGGAATGTGTTATACGTCAGCAACAACGGGCAATCCAAAAGGTGTTGTCTATTCGCATCGTGGAATTGTGTTACATAGTTACGCACTTGGATTAGCAGATACAGTAGGAGTATCTGAAAATGATCGAGTTATGCCAATTGTACCGATGTTCCATGCTAATGCTTGGGGGCTTCCGTTTGCCGCGACTTGGTTTGGGAGTACTCAAGTTATGCCAGGACCACGTTTCACTCCTAAAATATTGGCTCAACTAATTGAAGAAGAAAAGGTAACGAAAACAGGTGGTGTTCCAACGATCTGTCTCGCTTTATTAAAGGAATGGGAAGAAGGAAATTATGATACAAGTAGCTTGAATGCTATCTTATGTGGTGGTTCAGCAGCACCAAGAGGCATGATTCAGACGTTTGAACAGAAATATAATATCTCGTTTTTGCATGCATATGGTATGACTGAAACAAGCCCACTTGCGACATTTTCAAGATTAAAAAGCTATCAAATGGATCTATCTCAAGAAGATAAGTTGGATGAACGTGCAAAACAAGGTATTTTAGTACCGGGTTTAGAATTCAAGGTTATCGATGGTCAAGGTGAAGTTGAATGGGATGGTAAGAGCATGGGTGAATTGTTAATTAAAGGACCATGGATTGCTGATGAGTATTATAAGGATGAGCGGACGAAAGAAGCGTTCCAAGACGGTTGGTTGCATACGGGGGATGTTGTTACGATCGATGAAGAAGGTGTTATAAAAATATTAGATCGTACAAAGGATTTGATTAAGAGCGGTGGTGAATGGATTTCATCTGTTGACCTAGAGAATGCTCTTATGGCACATGAAGCTGTTTTTGAGGCTAGTGTTGTTGCAGTACCTCATGCAGAGTGGCAAGAGCGTCCTGTAGCATGTGTCGTTTTAAAAGATTCATATAAAGATAATGTAACAAAAGAAGATTTACTATCATTTATCACACCAATGTTTGCGAAGTGGTGGTTACCTGATGACGTTGTTTTCATGGAGGAAATTCCAAAAACATCAGTTGGGAAGTTTTTGAAAAGAGCTTTACGTGAAAAGTTAAAGGACCACTTCGCAGCCGAATCATTATAG
- a CDS encoding acyl-CoA dehydrogenase family protein, which yields MQRHPYLKEEHEIFRKSFRKFLEKEAYPYYDQWEKERMIPRSFWDKMGQNGFLCPDVDEAYGGLGVDWSFSVVINEELEKVGSSLIGIGLHNDIVVPYITAYGTEEQKNKWLPSCISGQLITAIAMTEPGTGSDLANIKTTAIKDGDDYIINGQKTFITNGLQSDLIIVACVTDPNAKPKHRGISLIAVERDSPGFSRGRKLDKVGLHAQDTTELIFEDCRVPKANIIGKEGKGFFYLMNKLQQERLLVAIAGQVAAEEMLQMTIDYVKSREAFGQPISKFQHTQFKIAEMATEIAMGRAFLDQLIVEHIAGNDVVTKVSMAKWRLTETAKKVATECMQLHGGYGYMEEYKIARRYRDIPVTGIYAGTNEIMKVIIAKNLGL from the coding sequence ATGCAAAGACATCCTTATTTGAAGGAAGAACATGAAATTTTTCGTAAATCATTTCGTAAGTTTCTAGAGAAGGAAGCATATCCATATTATGACCAGTGGGAGAAAGAACGAATGATCCCACGTTCTTTTTGGGACAAGATGGGGCAAAATGGTTTTCTTTGTCCAGATGTAGATGAAGCATATGGAGGTCTTGGGGTTGATTGGTCTTTTTCAGTTGTAATTAATGAGGAACTAGAGAAAGTAGGATCTAGCCTTATTGGAATTGGTCTTCATAATGATATTGTTGTGCCATACATCACTGCATATGGGACAGAAGAACAAAAGAATAAGTGGTTGCCCTCCTGTATATCAGGACAATTAATCACTGCAATCGCAATGACAGAACCAGGAACAGGCTCTGATCTTGCAAACATAAAAACAACGGCTATCAAAGATGGTGATGATTATATTATCAATGGTCAAAAGACATTCATAACCAATGGTCTCCAATCAGATTTAATCATTGTTGCGTGTGTTACAGACCCTAATGCCAAGCCCAAGCATAGAGGAATTAGTTTGATTGCTGTTGAACGAGATTCACCTGGTTTTTCACGAGGACGTAAACTCGATAAGGTAGGTCTTCATGCACAAGATACAACAGAATTAATTTTTGAGGATTGTCGAGTTCCGAAGGCTAACATAATTGGCAAAGAAGGTAAAGGTTTCTTTTATTTGATGAATAAGTTACAACAAGAACGACTTCTCGTTGCAATTGCAGGTCAAGTTGCTGCAGAAGAGATGTTACAGATGACAATTGATTATGTGAAAAGTCGTGAAGCATTTGGTCAACCAATTAGTAAGTTCCAACATACACAGTTTAAGATTGCAGAAATGGCAACTGAGATTGCAATGGGACGTGCGTTTCTCGATCAATTAATCGTTGAACATATTGCGGGTAACGATGTGGTAACAAAAGTATCGATGGCAAAGTGGCGCCTTACTGAAACAGCTAAGAAGGTAGCAACGGAATGTATGCAATTACACGGTGGATACGGCTATATGGAAGAATATAAGATTGCAAGACGTTACCGAGATATACCAGTTACAGGGATTTATGCTGGAACAAATGAAATCATGAAAGTCATTATAGCGAAAAACTTAGGTCTATGA
- a CDS encoding DUF2164 domain-containing protein, which produces MNTLSKSIPTNVKHDMLNSIKSYFLNERDEELGDLAAMMILDFFSEEIAPHFYNLGITDAHQYMSEKLEDIFEIQR; this is translated from the coding sequence ATGAATACTTTATCAAAATCAATACCTACTAATGTGAAACATGACATGCTCAATTCAATTAAATCGTACTTTTTAAATGAACGTGACGAAGAACTAGGAGACTTAGCAGCAATGATGATTCTTGATTTCTTCTCAGAAGAAATCGCCCCACACTTTTATAACCTTGGTATAACGGATGCCCACCAATACATGAGTGAAAAACTTGAAGATATATTTGAGATTCAACGATAG
- a CDS encoding sigma-54-dependent Fis family transcriptional regulator, with translation MTAVERTVDERTSLAEVIKIMKERKWNVIPVIGGDGYLAGVFTRSELYEAILDGVSLTEEVGHYLKRNVAVMPLHTPYEVVEKIVRGSKVGTGVVINEADKVIGLFTKTDMVTALLNETNSLKEQIETIMNTSHLGAVMADGANQIVYVNDRISEMVGLHKEDMLGYEFTKIFEKIDTSKAHMKDIKIREEQFILRLSHYRTVQGKKGVIALFQDRSEVEMIAQELETVKNLHSTLETAIDHAYDGILMIDQKKKITMVSPPLLKLFNVVKEDILGKNVEEVFPQLNLTVVLKSGEADLSDFMEINGIKYIVNRIPVLQGEEVIGVLGKITFRQLNEVNALFKKLERSQSNNVKQAETARFSWDEIITQDPYTKKLKKSAAKAAKGRSTVLIRGESGTGKELFAHAIHNSSTRKDENFVIVNCAAIPEHLLESEFFGYEAGAFTGARQKRTFGKFDMANGGTLFLDEIGDMSLSLQAKLLRVLQEGEFYRVGSTERVHVDVRIIAATNRSLEEMVRNGEFREDLYYRLNVISLQIPPLRKRIADVEILINTIMKELNRLIGTSITGIDDHAKRLLMCYEWPGNIRELRNVLERAMTFSEFGKIQIEDLPDYMIEKVHVVPENKEPKLALAESAELSAIKIALAEADDNKSKAAKLLGISRSGLYEKLKKYGL, from the coding sequence ATGACAGCGGTAGAGCGAACAGTTGATGAACGGACAAGTCTTGCTGAGGTAATAAAAATTATGAAGGAAAGAAAATGGAATGTCATTCCAGTTATTGGTGGTGACGGTTACTTAGCAGGTGTTTTTACGAGAAGTGAATTATATGAAGCGATTTTAGATGGAGTGTCCTTAACAGAAGAAGTTGGTCACTATTTGAAAAGAAATGTGGCTGTAATGCCATTACATACACCGTATGAGGTTGTTGAGAAAATTGTTAGAGGCAGTAAGGTTGGTACAGGTGTTGTTATAAATGAAGCAGATAAAGTAATTGGTTTATTTACTAAGACAGATATGGTAACAGCATTATTGAATGAAACGAATTCTCTCAAAGAACAGATTGAAACAATCATGAACACTTCCCATCTTGGTGCAGTGATGGCAGATGGAGCGAATCAAATTGTCTATGTAAACGACCGAATAAGTGAAATGGTTGGTCTGCATAAGGAAGATATGCTTGGATATGAGTTTACAAAGATATTTGAGAAAATTGATACATCAAAGGCACATATGAAAGATATAAAAATTAGGGAAGAACAGTTTATATTGCGGCTATCACATTATCGAACTGTACAAGGAAAAAAAGGTGTTATAGCTCTCTTTCAAGACAGATCAGAAGTTGAAATGATTGCTCAGGAGTTAGAAACGGTAAAAAATCTACATAGTACACTTGAAACAGCTATCGACCATGCATATGATGGGATTCTTATGATCGATCAGAAGAAGAAAATTACGATGGTGAGTCCTCCACTGCTTAAGTTGTTTAATGTAGTTAAGGAAGACATTCTTGGAAAAAATGTTGAAGAAGTGTTTCCTCAGTTAAATTTAACAGTGGTATTGAAGAGTGGAGAGGCAGATTTAAGTGATTTCATGGAGATAAATGGGATTAAATATATTGTGAATCGCATTCCTGTTCTTCAAGGTGAAGAAGTGATTGGTGTTTTAGGTAAAATAACCTTTCGTCAATTAAACGAAGTAAATGCATTATTTAAGAAGCTTGAACGTTCGCAATCTAATAATGTTAAGCAAGCAGAGACAGCCCGTTTTTCTTGGGATGAAATTATTACACAAGACCCATATACGAAAAAGTTGAAGAAGAGCGCTGCTAAGGCAGCAAAAGGTCGTTCTACAGTTTTAATTAGAGGTGAAAGCGGTACTGGAAAAGAACTCTTTGCACATGCTATTCACAATAGTAGTACACGAAAAGATGAAAACTTTGTTATTGTCAACTGCGCTGCAATTCCAGAGCATTTACTAGAATCAGAGTTTTTTGGGTATGAAGCAGGAGCTTTTACCGGTGCACGACAAAAGCGTACGTTTGGGAAATTCGATATGGCTAATGGTGGAACGTTATTTTTGGATGAGATTGGAGATATGTCATTATCTCTACAAGCAAAGTTATTAAGAGTGTTACAAGAGGGAGAATTTTATCGTGTAGGAAGTACAGAACGAGTTCATGTTGATGTAAGAATCATAGCTGCAACGAATCGCTCCCTTGAAGAGATGGTGAGGAATGGTGAATTTCGAGAGGACTTATACTATCGTTTAAATGTAATCTCACTTCAAATTCCTCCATTACGAAAGCGTATAGCTGATGTTGAGATATTAATTAATACTATAATGAAAGAGTTAAATCGTCTGATAGGAACGAGTATTACGGGTATTGATGATCATGCAAAGAGATTGTTAATGTGTTATGAATGGCCAGGAAATATACGGGAGTTAAGAAATGTTCTAGAACGTGCCATGACATTTTCTGAATTTGGAAAGATCCAAATTGAAGACTTGCCAGATTATATGATTGAGAAAGTACATGTAGTTCCAGAAAATAAAGAACCGAAACTTGCACTTGCAGAAAGTGCAGAGCTATCAGCAATTAAGATTGCGTTAGCAGAAGCTGATGACAATAAATCAAAAGCAGCAAAATTGTTAGGAATTAGCCGGTCTGGTTTATATGAAAAGCTTAAGAAATATGGATTATAA
- a CDS encoding long-chain-fatty-acid--CoA ligase translates to MDIGSLLEQTARNNPSKLAITCEDRNYNYCDFNKQVNRLANGLLNLDIQKGDKVALMMKNSDFFVFSYFAAAKIGAVVVPVNFRLTAIEVNYILQQSESVLVICDNEFEELFPKATENTNVRSIITIGEPENDRHLAYHYVLSTNDQDPEVHVLETDDLEILYTSGTTGRPKGALFDHRRIFNVNLTMITSMGINKDDRFLHIAPLFHSAQLNLFLVTGVILGASHVIHREFRPETTLEAIEKYKITHFFGVPAMYNFLLQVPNVDDYDVSSIVRCGYGAAPMAPEIVRQSMQLFETDRFFNLCGLTEAGPGGIGLGPEGHKNHIGKGGKPFFLTEARVVNELGQDVEVGEVGEFLLRGETIMKGYYNKPEETKQAIREGWLYTGDLAKVDEEGHITLVDRKKDMIISGGENIYSIEVEQVMYEHPQVLEVAVVGTPHEIWGEIVTAIVVPKKGEIINEQELLDFCREKLAGYKIPKKVMMMEQLPRNASGKTLKYKLRNQFKKIES, encoded by the coding sequence TTGGATATTGGTTCATTATTAGAACAAACTGCACGTAATAATCCGTCTAAGTTAGCCATTACGTGTGAAGATCGAAATTATAATTATTGTGATTTCAATAAGCAAGTTAATCGCTTAGCTAACGGTCTTTTGAATTTAGACATTCAAAAGGGCGATAAGGTAGCCTTGATGATGAAGAATTCCGATTTCTTTGTTTTTTCCTATTTTGCTGCTGCGAAAATTGGAGCTGTTGTTGTACCTGTTAACTTTCGTCTTACAGCTATCGAAGTGAATTACATTCTTCAACAATCAGAGAGTGTATTAGTAATTTGTGATAATGAATTTGAGGAGTTATTTCCAAAGGCAACAGAAAATACAAATGTTCGTTCAATTATTACAATTGGTGAGCCAGAAAATGACCGACATCTTGCGTATCATTATGTCCTTTCTACAAATGATCAAGATCCAGAAGTCCATGTTCTAGAAACAGATGATCTTGAAATTCTTTATACGTCTGGTACAACTGGTAGACCTAAAGGTGCACTTTTTGATCATAGACGTATCTTTAATGTAAATTTAACGATGATCACAAGCATGGGCATTAATAAAGATGACCGATTTTTACACATTGCCCCTTTGTTTCATTCAGCTCAGTTGAATCTTTTTCTCGTAACAGGTGTTATATTAGGTGCTTCACATGTCATACATCGAGAGTTTCGTCCTGAAACAACATTAGAAGCAATTGAGAAATACAAAATCACACACTTTTTTGGTGTACCAGCAATGTATAATTTCTTATTACAAGTTCCAAATGTAGATGATTATGATGTATCTTCTATTGTTCGTTGTGGATATGGTGCAGCTCCAATGGCTCCAGAGATTGTGCGTCAAAGCATGCAGTTATTTGAAACAGATCGTTTCTTCAACTTATGTGGATTAACGGAGGCAGGACCGGGTGGAATTGGTTTAGGTCCTGAAGGTCATAAGAATCATATCGGCAAAGGCGGTAAGCCATTTTTTCTTACTGAAGCAAGGGTTGTTAATGAGTTAGGTCAAGATGTGGAGGTAGGAGAGGTAGGAGAGTTTCTACTCCGTGGAGAAACAATCATGAAGGGATATTATAATAAGCCAGAAGAAACAAAACAGGCAATACGCGAAGGTTGGCTCTACACTGGAGATTTGGCTAAGGTTGATGAAGAAGGCCATATCACACTTGTTGACCGTAAGAAAGATATGATTATTTCTGGTGGGGAAAATATCTACTCGATTGAGGTAGAGCAAGTGATGTATGAGCATCCACAAGTTTTAGAAGTAGCAGTAGTTGGTACACCTCATGAAATTTGGGGAGAGATTGTAACAGCAATTGTTGTTCCTAAAAAGGGTGAAATTATAAATGAGCAAGAACTTCTCGATTTTTGTAGAGAAAAGTTAGCAGGATATAAGATTCCGAAAAAAGTAATGATGATGGAGCAATTACCACGAAATGCATCAGGGAAAACCTTAAAATATAAGCTTCGTAATCAATTTAAAAAGATTGAATCATAA
- a CDS encoding flagellin: protein MNFISSGSALTIYRHMQQHSLTMQRSMERLSTGLRINRAADDPAGLAISEKMRAQIRGLNQAQRNAQDGISMIQTAEGALSETHSILQRMRELAVQAANDTNSPEDRQALQDELNQLIAGIRDIAGDTEFNTMSLLNVDRTGSGAIHLQIGANAGSSLSIEIGNMSPEHIGSTSKKLSDLEVDREAGSGGILTNTDASEAIDIIEDAIKQVSSQRSSLGAYSNRLEHIISNLATQAENLQAAESRIRDADMAKEMMDYTKASMLYQVSIALMAQERKQQEMVLKLLEM, encoded by the coding sequence ATGAACTTTATTTCATCAGGGTCTGCCTTAACTATTTATCGGCATATGCAGCAACACTCTTTAACGATGCAACGTTCAATGGAGAGATTATCAACAGGATTAAGGATAAATCGTGCGGCAGATGATCCTGCAGGGTTAGCTATTTCAGAAAAGATGAGAGCACAAATACGAGGCCTAAACCAAGCTCAACGTAATGCACAAGATGGTATTTCAATGATTCAAACAGCAGAAGGTGCACTTTCAGAAACTCATTCTATTTTACAACGTATGCGTGAATTAGCTGTTCAAGCAGCAAATGATACAAATTCACCTGAAGATAGGCAAGCTTTACAAGATGAGTTAAATCAATTAATTGCTGGTATTCGTGATATAGCAGGAGATACCGAGTTTAATACGATGAGCTTATTAAATGTTGATAGAACTGGAAGTGGCGCAATTCATTTGCAAATTGGAGCCAATGCAGGAAGTTCACTTTCAATTGAAATTGGTAACATGTCACCCGAACATATTGGCAGTACAAGTAAGAAATTATCAGATCTAGAAGTTGATAGAGAAGCTGGGTCTGGTGGAATTCTTACTAACACAGACGCAAGTGAAGCAATTGATATCATTGAGGATGCGATTAAACAAGTGTCAAGCCAGCGTTCATCACTTGGAGCGTATTCTAATAGATTAGAGCATATTATATCGAATTTAGCGACTCAAGCTGAGAATCTACAAGCTGCAGAATCACGAATTCGTGATGCGGATATGGCAAAAGAGATGATGGATTATACGAAAGCAAGTATGTTATATCAAGTTTCAATAGCGTTAATGGCACAGGAGAGAAAGCAACAAGAAATGGTGTTGAAATTATTAGAAATGTAA